One segment of Mycolicibacterium neworleansense DNA contains the following:
- a CDS encoding amidohydrolase family protein has translation MNRIDTHHHMLPPGYREALQKAGIGDAGGRALPEWSPEGSLQTMAELGIATAVLSVSAPGTTFLPNPADAVALAADVNDFSADLVASQPDRFGFFATVPMPHVDAAVGESVRALDELNADGVVLLANHAGTYLGQDGQDELWAALDARSAVVFIHPAELPGPTVPGVVPFATDFLLDTTRAAYLLVRNGIRHNYPNIKFILSHAGGFVPYASHRMAVAIMGDTGRSPADILDDFASFYFDTALSSSAAALPTLLAFAQPGHITFGSDWPFAPLAASQLFAAGLDTYDGLDAGARQAINRNNALALFPRLGTAPAPPAPSPLDQVRHQATRAVMRGVARLISTK, from the coding sequence ATGAACCGAATCGATACCCACCACCACATGCTTCCGCCAGGCTATCGAGAGGCGTTGCAGAAGGCGGGGATCGGGGATGCCGGTGGGCGGGCACTACCGGAATGGAGCCCGGAGGGCTCGTTGCAGACCATGGCCGAACTCGGCATCGCCACCGCGGTGCTGTCGGTCTCGGCGCCGGGCACCACATTCCTGCCGAACCCGGCCGATGCCGTCGCACTGGCCGCCGACGTCAACGACTTCAGCGCCGATCTGGTGGCATCTCAGCCGGACCGGTTCGGGTTCTTCGCCACCGTGCCGATGCCCCACGTGGATGCCGCGGTCGGCGAGTCGGTGCGCGCCCTCGACGAACTGAACGCCGACGGCGTCGTCCTTCTGGCCAACCACGCCGGGACCTACCTGGGACAGGATGGCCAGGACGAGCTGTGGGCCGCGCTGGATGCGCGCTCGGCCGTGGTGTTCATCCATCCGGCCGAACTGCCCGGGCCCACGGTGCCCGGCGTGGTGCCGTTCGCCACCGACTTCCTGCTCGACACCACTCGGGCGGCATACTTGTTGGTGCGCAACGGGATACGGCACAACTACCCGAACATCAAGTTCATCCTGAGTCATGCCGGCGGATTTGTTCCGTATGCCTCGCACCGCATGGCGGTGGCCATCATGGGGGACACCGGACGCAGCCCGGCTGACATCCTCGACGACTTTGCGAGCTTCTACTTCGACACCGCGTTGTCGTCGAGCGCCGCGGCACTGCCCACCCTGCTGGCGTTCGCCCAGCCCGGTCACATCACCTTCGGTTCCGATTGGCCGTTCGCTCCGCTGGCGGCCAGTCAGCTGTTCGCGGCGGGCTTGGACACCTACGACGGCCTCGATGCCGGTGCGCGCCAGGCGATCAATCGCAACAATGCGCTGGCGCTGTTCCCGCGGCTGGGTACTGCACCGGCGCCACCAGCCCCGTCACCGTTGGATCAGGTGCGGCATCAGGCCACCCGGGCGGTGATGCGGGGCGTGGCCCGCCTCATCAGCACCAAGTAG
- a CDS encoding putative bifunctional diguanylate cyclase/phosphodiesterase encodes MAVDAATSVTVSQQVLAELVSFFDVDVSFLRHNDHAAHATRLVAEWPPRPPDAQTDPIAVIHFADADPVFAMAEHLKEPAVFRPEPATDDYQRTIEAGRHIPSTSMACVPLLSGDVTTGVLGFVKFGDREWLPAELNALKAIASLFAQVQARIEAEDRLRYLADHDHLTGLHNRRALMAHLQARLAPGQPGPVVVMFFDLDRLKAINDYLGHTAGDAFISILAERLQRGDDSPKLIARLGGDEFVVVPAASMTAEAATALAYRLQSVLRERVTIDGEMLTRTVSIGLAQGIPGRDSTSDLLNRADHAVLTAKNSGGNRVAVFSDEMAMEIDFRNDIELHLQSVIESGALVLHYLPEIDMRTGEVLAAEALVRWQHPTRGLLSPDSFIGVAESINLAGELGRWVLRTACAEFARWRSNGVGRNIVLRINVSPVQLVTDGFVASVAGIMKEFRLPRGSVCLEITESIVVQDIETTRSTLTGLHKVGVQVAIDDFGTGYSALSLLKSLPVDTLKIDRSFVAGLGSDPGDLPIVRAVIALAGAFGLQLVAEGVETERAALTLLRHGCYRAQGFLLSKPILGQEMAALLAKGRVPVHFSAAPRT; translated from the coding sequence ATGGCGGTCGATGCTGCCACCTCGGTCACGGTGAGCCAGCAGGTGCTCGCCGAGCTGGTGTCGTTTTTCGACGTGGACGTGAGCTTCCTGCGCCATAACGATCACGCGGCGCACGCGACCCGGCTGGTCGCCGAGTGGCCCCCGCGCCCACCCGACGCCCAGACCGACCCGATCGCGGTCATCCACTTCGCCGATGCCGATCCGGTGTTCGCGATGGCCGAGCACCTCAAGGAACCCGCGGTGTTCCGACCCGAGCCGGCCACCGACGACTACCAGCGCACGATCGAGGCCGGCCGGCACATCCCGAGCACCTCGATGGCCTGTGTGCCGTTGCTGTCAGGAGACGTCACCACCGGCGTACTGGGGTTCGTCAAGTTCGGCGACCGCGAGTGGCTCCCCGCCGAGCTCAATGCACTCAAGGCGATCGCCTCGTTGTTCGCACAGGTACAGGCCCGCATCGAAGCCGAGGACCGGTTGCGCTACCTCGCCGATCACGACCATCTCACCGGGCTGCACAACCGCCGGGCACTGATGGCCCACCTGCAGGCCCGGCTGGCCCCGGGTCAGCCCGGCCCGGTCGTGGTGATGTTCTTCGACCTCGACCGGCTCAAGGCGATCAACGATTATCTGGGCCACACCGCCGGTGATGCCTTCATCAGCATCCTGGCCGAGCGATTGCAGCGCGGCGACGACTCGCCCAAGCTCATCGCGCGGCTCGGCGGCGACGAGTTCGTGGTGGTCCCCGCGGCGTCGATGACCGCCGAGGCGGCCACCGCACTGGCCTACCGCCTCCAGTCGGTGCTGCGCGAACGGGTGACCATCGACGGTGAGATGCTCACCCGTACCGTCAGCATCGGTCTGGCCCAAGGCATTCCGGGCCGGGACTCCACCTCCGACCTGCTCAACCGGGCCGACCACGCGGTGCTGACCGCAAAGAACTCCGGGGGCAACCGGGTCGCGGTGTTCTCCGATGAGATGGCGATGGAGATCGACTTCCGTAACGACATCGAACTGCACCTGCAGAGCGTCATCGAGAGCGGCGCACTGGTGCTGCATTACCTGCCCGAGATCGACATGCGGACCGGTGAGGTGCTGGCCGCCGAGGCCCTGGTCCGCTGGCAGCACCCGACCCGCGGCCTGCTGTCCCCCGACTCGTTCATCGGCGTGGCCGAATCCATCAATCTGGCAGGCGAACTGGGCCGCTGGGTGCTGAGGACCGCGTGCGCCGAGTTCGCCCGGTGGCGGTCCAACGGCGTCGGTCGCAACATCGTGCTGCGGATCAACGTGTCGCCGGTGCAGTTGGTGACCGACGGATTCGTCGCGTCGGTGGCCGGCATCATGAAGGAATTCCGCCTCCCCCGCGGATCGGTGTGCCTGGAGATCACCGAGAGCATTGTCGTGCAGGACATCGAAACCACCCGGTCGACGCTGACCGGACTGCACAAAGTAGGGGTGCAGGTCGCCATCGACGACTTCGGCACCGGGTACAGCGCGCTGTCGCTGTTGAAATCGCTGCCGGTGGACACCCTCAAGATCGACCGCAGCTTCGTCGCCGGACTCGGATCGGACCCGGGCGACCTGCCGATCGTCCGTGCGGTGATCGCCCTGGCGGGTGCCTTCGGGCTGCAGCTGGTGGCTGAAGGTGTCGAGACCGAACGGGCGGCGCTGACGCTCTTGCGCCACGGCTGCTATCGAGCACAGGGATTTTTGCTGTCCAAGCCGATCCTCGGCCAGGAGATGGCGGCGCTACTGGCCAAAGGGCGCGTGCCGGTGCACTTCTCAGCCGCGCCGCGCACGTGA
- a CDS encoding PAS domain S-box protein, whose protein sequence is MALLQNLPALVVLERFPVPVLAISEDGTILFANTAFGEMVGRDTEAVKSMQFAEVFHSLPADESAVSVMRAHAGLLVDLVHHDGSIVRARMSKSALLRGDDPVALATFQDLTERLWAEEL, encoded by the coding sequence ATGGCCCTGCTGCAGAACCTTCCAGCGCTGGTGGTGCTGGAGCGGTTCCCGGTGCCGGTGTTGGCGATCTCCGAAGACGGGACGATCCTCTTCGCCAACACCGCGTTCGGCGAGATGGTGGGCCGCGACACCGAAGCGGTCAAGAGCATGCAGTTTGCTGAGGTGTTCCACTCGCTGCCGGCCGACGAGTCGGCGGTGTCGGTGATGCGGGCCCACGCCGGACTGCTGGTCGACCTCGTCCATCACGACGGTTCGATCGTGCGGGCGCGGATGAGCAAGTCGGCGCTGCTGCGCGGCGACGATCCGGTGGCGTTGGCGACGTTCCAGGACCTCACCGAGCGGTTGTGGGCCGAAGAGCTGTAG
- a CDS encoding FAD-binding protein, with translation MWDDEVDVVCCGSGPGALAAAVAAADAGLDVHIVRPGIANDPQAVASDLQTPRLGTGIEDPETRDYFDALSADLEPVGAAEYHSDLTVRPVSAWTPVSGRGRIAPFYGARLQEWAQQCLTSPYGVLYTRLADRGTTSMKTRTGEEIQVKVLGTLEADGAAGTVPVLGDWLSAQVQDRQIHTLDNGTLQRIVFEEGEVLGVVLDTPDGPLGLRARHGVALSTEPRDAGSASPAGQLIEPGTPVQVGLVGYSASRFGRVELLVHDPDAARSSYCRSGGVHDSPRESYRSRARRG, from the coding sequence ATGTGGGATGACGAAGTCGACGTCGTTTGCTGTGGCTCGGGCCCGGGGGCATTGGCAGCGGCCGTCGCGGCGGCTGACGCCGGGCTTGACGTACACATCGTTCGCCCAGGCATCGCGAACGACCCCCAAGCGGTAGCCTCCGATCTCCAGACACCGCGGCTGGGCACCGGCATCGAGGATCCCGAGACCCGCGACTACTTCGACGCGTTGTCGGCCGACCTCGAACCGGTCGGTGCTGCCGAATACCACTCTGATCTGACGGTCCGGCCGGTCAGTGCCTGGACCCCGGTTTCCGGACGCGGTCGCATCGCGCCGTTCTACGGGGCCCGGCTGCAGGAATGGGCGCAGCAATGCCTGACGTCGCCCTACGGCGTGCTCTACACCCGGCTGGCAGACCGGGGGACGACCTCGATGAAGACCCGCACCGGCGAGGAGATCCAGGTCAAGGTGCTCGGGACGCTGGAAGCTGACGGCGCTGCCGGCACCGTGCCGGTGCTCGGTGACTGGCTGTCGGCCCAAGTGCAGGACCGGCAGATCCACACCCTGGACAACGGCACCCTGCAGCGCATCGTTTTCGAGGAGGGCGAGGTCCTCGGGGTCGTGCTCGACACCCCCGACGGTCCGCTGGGCCTGCGTGCGCGGCACGGCGTGGCCCTGTCCACGGAACCCCGTGACGCCGGTTCAGCTTCGCCGGCCGGTCAGCTCATCGAGCCCGGCACGCCCGTGCAGGTGGGTCTGGTCGGCTACAGCGCCAGCCGATTCGGTCGGGTGGAGTTGCTCGTCCACGATCCGGATGCCGCGCGATCGTCCTACTGCCGCTCCGGCGGAGTGCACGACTCGCCGCGCGAGTCGTATCGATCACGTGCGCGGCGCGGCTGA
- a CDS encoding ScbR family autoregulator-binding transcription factor, translating to MARQARSELTRHKIITAAVDLFSEHGYPATGLGDIIARAQMTKGALYYHFDSKESLAEAIIGDGGTAMLATFRTITESSSPALENTIHGLFVVADFTRSDKVAQIGMQLLRTFSGINAAATRVYASWLDELTKQLIQAAEEGDLREDLDVAGAAEVILGSMLGVEALSRASATGTDLRERVARTWDLLLPAIVSKDSLEYFREFLARESLRRAQAAG from the coding sequence ATGGCACGCCAGGCCCGGTCCGAGCTGACCCGCCACAAGATCATCACCGCCGCGGTAGACCTGTTCAGCGAGCACGGCTATCCGGCCACCGGGCTCGGCGACATCATCGCGCGGGCCCAGATGACCAAGGGGGCGCTGTACTACCACTTCGACTCGAAGGAATCCCTGGCCGAGGCGATCATCGGCGACGGCGGCACCGCGATGCTGGCCACATTCCGCACCATCACGGAATCCTCTTCGCCGGCTTTGGAAAACACCATTCATGGATTGTTCGTGGTGGCCGACTTCACCCGCTCGGACAAGGTCGCACAGATCGGCATGCAACTGCTGCGGACGTTCAGCGGCATCAATGCCGCCGCCACCCGGGTCTACGCGAGCTGGCTCGACGAACTCACCAAGCAGTTGATCCAGGCCGCCGAGGAAGGCGACCTCCGCGAAGACCTTGACGTCGCGGGTGCGGCCGAGGTGATCCTGGGATCGATGCTCGGCGTGGAGGCTCTGTCACGCGCCAGCGCGACGGGCACCGACCTACGCGAACGGGTGGCCCGGACTTGGGATCTGCTGCTCCCCGCGATCGTCAGCAAGGATTCGCTGGAGTACTTCCGTGAGTTCCTGGCCCGCGAGTCGCTGCGCCGGGCGCAAGCCGCCGGCTAA
- a CDS encoding acyl-CoA dehydrogenase family protein, with amino-acid sequence MDLKWSTSDQEFREEVRDFLAKNLTPELRQAGRLMTSVYADHEASMAWQKILHERGWAAPAWPVEHGGCDWSLTQHYIFSRESTLAGAPSLSPMGIRMVAHAIIKFGTQAQKDYFLPGILTGEVFFCQGYSEPEAGSDLAALSMAAVSDGNDLVCTGSKIWTTHAQEANWMFALVRTTRGAKKQQGITFVLIDMTSPGIEIRPLVMTSGEEVQNQVFFDEVRVPKSNVIGTIDDGWTVAKYLLEFERGGGANAPALQVLGDEIATVATDMPGPNGGRLIDDPAFSRRLADARIRTDVLEILEYQVLAAVAEGGHPGTASSMLKILSTELSQTLTELSMEAAGPLARAYQPHATFPGGPVAEYEPPADGYHSGEPWQAVAPLRYFNDRAGSIYAGSNEIQRNILAKAELGL; translated from the coding sequence ATGGACCTGAAGTGGTCGACGAGCGACCAGGAATTCCGCGAAGAGGTTCGCGACTTTCTCGCCAAGAATCTGACTCCCGAACTCCGGCAGGCCGGCCGGCTGATGACCAGCGTGTATGCCGATCACGAGGCCAGCATGGCGTGGCAGAAGATCCTGCACGAGCGCGGCTGGGCCGCCCCGGCCTGGCCGGTGGAACACGGCGGGTGCGACTGGAGCCTCACCCAGCACTACATCTTCAGCCGCGAATCGACGTTGGCCGGCGCCCCGTCGCTGTCCCCCATGGGCATCCGCATGGTGGCGCACGCGATCATCAAGTTCGGCACGCAGGCCCAGAAGGACTACTTCCTGCCCGGAATCCTGACCGGCGAGGTGTTCTTCTGCCAGGGCTACTCCGAGCCCGAGGCAGGCTCGGACCTGGCCGCGTTGTCGATGGCGGCCGTCTCAGACGGAAACGACCTGGTGTGCACCGGCAGCAAGATCTGGACCACCCACGCCCAGGAAGCCAACTGGATGTTCGCGCTGGTGCGCACCACCCGCGGCGCCAAGAAGCAGCAGGGCATCACGTTCGTGTTGATCGACATGACCTCCCCCGGCATCGAAATCCGCCCGCTGGTGATGACCTCCGGCGAAGAGGTCCAGAATCAGGTCTTCTTCGACGAGGTCCGGGTACCGAAGTCCAATGTGATCGGCACCATCGACGACGGCTGGACCGTGGCCAAGTATCTGCTGGAATTCGAACGCGGCGGCGGCGCCAACGCCCCGGCCCTGCAGGTGCTGGGTGACGAAATCGCAACGGTCGCCACCGATATGCCCGGCCCCAACGGTGGCCGGCTGATCGATGACCCGGCCTTCAGCCGCAGGCTCGCCGATGCTCGCATCCGCACCGACGTGCTGGAAATCCTGGAGTACCAGGTACTGGCCGCGGTGGCCGAGGGCGGCCATCCGGGAACGGCGTCGTCGATGCTCAAGATCCTGAGCACCGAGCTGAGCCAGACGCTGACCGAGCTGTCCATGGAGGCCGCGGGTCCGCTCGCCCGCGCCTACCAGCCGCACGCCACGTTCCCGGGCGGCCCGGTGGCCGAATACGAACCGCCCGCCGACGGCTATCACAGCGGCGAGCCGTGGCAGGCCGTCGCCCCGCTGCGCTACTTCAACGACCGGGCCGGCTCGATCTATGCCGGCAGCAACGAAATTCAGCGAAACATCCTCGCCAAGGCAGAACTGGGGCTCTAG
- a CDS encoding alpha/beta fold hydrolase: MTTTELAEHTVTVAGRSIFYAEAGVGPVVVMLHGGGPGASGVSNYGRNIDALAAHFRVIVPDMPGYGRSTKGVDKDDPFGFLADMLRGLLDELGVETAHLIGNSYGGAAALRLALDTPQRVDKLVLMGPGGIGTTRGLPTAGLNNLLSYYTGDGPSREKLTAFIRNYLVYDGNSVPEDLIDLRYQASIDPEVVADPPLTRPSGPKALRTLWRMDLTRDSRLKNLQTPTLILWGRDDKVNRPAGGPMLLNAMPNAELVMTSHTGHWMQWERSDLFNQIVSEFLGQNSKLAHV; the protein is encoded by the coding sequence ATGACCACCACCGAACTTGCCGAACACACCGTCACCGTCGCGGGCCGCTCGATCTTCTACGCCGAAGCGGGTGTCGGGCCTGTCGTGGTGATGCTCCACGGCGGCGGGCCGGGAGCCTCCGGAGTGTCCAACTACGGACGCAACATCGACGCGCTCGCCGCACATTTCCGGGTCATCGTGCCGGATATGCCCGGCTACGGCCGCTCGACGAAGGGAGTTGACAAGGACGATCCCTTCGGATTCCTGGCTGACATGCTCCGCGGGCTGCTCGATGAGTTGGGTGTGGAGACCGCGCATCTGATCGGTAACTCGTACGGTGGCGCCGCGGCCTTACGGCTTGCGCTGGACACTCCCCAGCGGGTGGACAAGCTTGTGCTGATGGGGCCGGGCGGGATCGGGACCACCAGGGGTCTGCCGACCGCGGGTCTGAACAACCTGCTGTCCTACTACACCGGCGACGGGCCCAGTCGCGAGAAGCTGACCGCCTTCATTCGCAATTACCTGGTATACGACGGTAATTCGGTGCCAGAGGATCTGATCGACCTGCGATACCAGGCGTCCATCGATCCGGAGGTGGTGGCCGATCCACCGTTGACCCGGCCGTCGGGACCGAAAGCGTTGCGCACGCTGTGGCGCATGGACCTTACCCGCGACAGCCGACTCAAGAACCTGCAGACGCCCACCTTGATCCTGTGGGGCCGCGACGACAAGGTGAACCGGCCGGCCGGTGGCCCGATGCTGCTCAACGCCATGCCCAATGCCGAACTGGTGATGACCTCGCACACCGGCCACTGGATGCAGTGGGAACGCTCCGATCTGTTCAATCAAATCGTGTCCGAGTTCCTCGGGCAGAACTCGAAGCTCGCTCATGTCTAG
- a CDS encoding VOC family protein, protein MSSVFGNVHLGYVVIETEKFGDWRRFGRDGVGMHVDEALPDVLRFRLDDHECRFLLQRGPAEDVTALGWQLDDHATFDDIVGRVVRHGVPVAEGSEEEAALRGVERLVRFPGPNGLAQEIFVRAEPAVAPLQLTVRGGFVTGDFGIGHVAITTKKPQQMRGYYNTVFDARLSDFIDETISGVKVKIRFLRVNQRHHSVAIASVNRLPVNPIRTRIQHLNIQVNDLDDMTASYQRIKQLGFGMALGVGQHTNDRELSYYAMTPSGFEWEVGWNPLVVDETTWEPSTHQGISIWGHTPEGQTVIDKLAQFKAGVRSVLRREDSVAALSGAGIADS, encoded by the coding sequence ATGTCTAGCGTGTTCGGCAATGTCCACTTGGGCTATGTCGTCATCGAAACCGAAAAGTTCGGTGACTGGCGTCGGTTCGGCCGCGATGGCGTAGGCATGCACGTTGACGAGGCGCTGCCCGATGTCCTTCGGTTCCGGCTCGACGACCACGAATGCCGCTTCTTGCTGCAACGCGGACCGGCCGAGGATGTCACGGCACTCGGCTGGCAGCTCGACGACCACGCCACGTTCGACGACATCGTCGGCCGCGTGGTGAGGCACGGTGTACCGGTCGCCGAGGGAAGCGAGGAGGAAGCCGCGCTGCGCGGGGTCGAGCGGCTGGTGCGGTTCCCGGGGCCGAATGGGTTGGCGCAGGAGATCTTCGTGCGTGCCGAGCCCGCCGTCGCGCCGCTGCAGCTGACCGTGCGTGGCGGGTTTGTGACGGGTGACTTCGGCATCGGGCACGTCGCGATCACCACGAAGAAGCCGCAGCAGATGCGGGGTTACTACAACACCGTGTTCGACGCACGGCTATCCGATTTCATCGACGAGACGATCAGCGGCGTCAAGGTCAAGATCCGGTTCCTTCGGGTCAACCAGCGGCACCACTCGGTGGCCATCGCCTCGGTGAACCGCCTGCCCGTCAACCCGATCCGCACCCGAATCCAGCACCTCAACATTCAGGTGAACGATCTCGATGACATGACGGCGTCATACCAACGCATCAAGCAGCTCGGGTTCGGCATGGCGTTGGGGGTAGGGCAACATACCAACGACCGCGAATTGTCGTATTACGCGATGACCCCATCGGGGTTTGAATGGGAGGTGGGGTGGAACCCGCTGGTCGTCGACGAGACGACCTGGGAGCCCAGCACCCACCAGGGCATCAGCATTTGGGGCCACACGCCGGAAGGGCAGACGGTGATCGACAAGCTCGCCCAGTTCAAGGCCGGTGTTCGCTCGGTGCTGAGGCGCGAGGACAGCGTCGCAGCGCTGTCAGGAGCCGGCATTGCCGACAGCTGA
- a CDS encoding TetR/AcrR family transcriptional regulator yields the protein MTEQLDRRAELTRLQILQAAARQFAHTPYSLVSLDDILADATVTKGALYFHFRSKHALAVSIVEHRTARATKAVEDVLARNLSGAETLIDLSCLVAAEDIGDPMARACLNLVESIGRTDGLGPRVLGEWVQGFAGIAKRAIGEGDFTADSDPEAIARLLVSIYLGVRQTSDLDNPPQFLTALEHSWRLALPGFAEPERLGYLTQFIRRRTAVGVKKVVPLHPHAGGPTEREGG from the coding sequence GTGACTGAGCAGCTCGACCGGCGAGCAGAGCTGACCCGCCTCCAGATCCTGCAGGCGGCGGCGAGACAGTTCGCCCACACGCCCTACAGCCTGGTCAGCCTCGACGACATCCTGGCCGATGCCACCGTCACCAAGGGTGCGCTCTACTTCCACTTCCGGTCCAAGCACGCGCTCGCGGTCTCGATCGTCGAGCACCGGACCGCGCGGGCCACCAAGGCGGTCGAGGATGTCCTGGCCCGCAACCTGTCCGGCGCCGAGACGTTGATCGATCTGTCGTGTCTGGTCGCCGCCGAAGACATCGGCGATCCGATGGCCCGGGCCTGCCTGAATCTGGTGGAATCCATCGGCCGCACAGACGGCCTGGGACCGCGGGTACTCGGCGAATGGGTGCAGGGCTTCGCGGGTATCGCCAAACGCGCTATCGGGGAGGGTGATTTCACCGCCGACAGCGACCCCGAAGCGATCGCCCGGCTGCTGGTGTCGATCTACCTCGGTGTGCGCCAGACGAGTGATCTCGACAACCCACCGCAATTCCTCACCGCCCTCGAGCACAGCTGGCGCCTGGCGCTGCCCGGATTCGCCGAACCGGAGCGGCTCGGGTACCTCACGCAGTTCATCCGGCGTCGCACCGCGGTGGGCGTCAAGAAGGTGGTGCCGCTGCACCCCCACGCCGGGGGCCCGACCGAGCGAGAAGGAGGTTAG
- a CDS encoding acyl-CoA dehydrogenase family protein, which translates to MDFNLTNEQELLRDGLTKFLASRYDLASSRAAAKTGPGWQPEIWRGFADELGILGATLPEEAGGIGGGPVETMVIAEALGHALVIEPFVDTVVVAGGLLHRSGDADAAALLEQIVAGSAVVALAATEPTSGDNWRDVSTTARREGDEWILNGSKVMAVSAPLAGHLLVTARTSGERADADGISLFLVDIASLSQGFTAHTYRTVDDRRASDLMFTDVRLPAGALLGAEGQAWPSLESARDEGAAAVCAEAVGGMRKVLADTVEYCKQRQQFGLPIGSFQALQHRMVDMHMEVEQASAAVYLAVLNLDAEPAQRAKAVSAAKATIGRAARFVGQNAVQLHGGMGMTEELAIGHYFKRLTAVQYEFGSTDYHVSRYAELTRA; encoded by the coding sequence ATGGACTTCAACCTGACCAACGAACAGGAACTGCTGCGCGACGGGCTGACCAAGTTCCTGGCCAGCCGCTATGACCTGGCATCAAGCCGCGCCGCGGCCAAGACCGGTCCCGGCTGGCAACCCGAGATCTGGCGCGGCTTCGCCGACGAACTCGGCATCCTCGGCGCCACCCTGCCCGAGGAGGCCGGTGGCATCGGCGGCGGACCGGTCGAAACCATGGTCATCGCCGAGGCATTGGGCCACGCCCTGGTGATCGAGCCGTTCGTCGACACCGTGGTGGTTGCCGGTGGTCTGTTGCACCGGTCGGGCGACGCGGATGCTGCTGCGCTGCTTGAGCAGATCGTCGCCGGTTCAGCCGTTGTCGCATTGGCGGCCACCGAGCCGACCTCCGGGGACAACTGGCGCGACGTGTCCACTACGGCGCGACGCGAGGGCGACGAGTGGATCCTCAACGGCTCCAAGGTGATGGCCGTCAGCGCACCGCTGGCCGGCCACCTGCTGGTGACCGCGCGTACCTCGGGGGAACGCGCCGACGCCGACGGAATCTCTCTGTTTCTCGTCGACATCGCGTCGTTGTCACAGGGATTCACCGCGCACACCTACCGCACGGTGGACGACCGCAGGGCATCGGACCTCATGTTCACCGATGTGCGGCTGCCGGCCGGCGCGTTGTTGGGCGCCGAGGGCCAGGCGTGGCCCTCACTGGAGTCGGCTCGTGACGAGGGGGCGGCGGCGGTATGCGCCGAAGCCGTGGGCGGTATGCGCAAGGTGCTGGCCGACACGGTCGAGTACTGCAAACAACGCCAGCAGTTCGGCCTGCCCATCGGCAGCTTCCAGGCCTTGCAGCACCGGATGGTCGACATGCACATGGAGGTCGAACAGGCCTCGGCGGCGGTCTATCTCGCCGTGCTGAACCTCGACGCCGAACCCGCACAGCGCGCCAAGGCGGTATCGGCGGCCAAGGCCACGATCGGCCGCGCGGCGCGGTTCGTCGGGCAGAACGCGGTGCAGCTGCACGGCGGTATGGGCATGACGGAAGAACTGGCGATCGGTCACTACTTCAAGCGGCTCACCGCGGTCCAGTACGAGTTCGGCTCAACCGATTACCACGTCAGCCGGTACGCGGAGCTGACCCGGGCCTGA